The genomic stretch GAGCTTCTGGGTGTGCGCAGCGAAATTGAAATCCCAGTGCCCACCGTTCAGGAACTGCTTGGCATCCAGCGCCTCTTCATCGAGAAAGCGAAGCCGCAGCCGAGGCATGAGCGCCAGCCCTCTCAAACAGCTCACGCTTAAATCGGCCGGCAATCAGGTTAGAAAACGTACCTGGTGGATGCGTGTGGCTCAGTTCTATTCCGACCGAAATCAACTCGGCCAGGGCCTTCTCAACGAGCGTTTCGCTTTTCGGCTTACCGTCCAGGGCCGGCAAATTCTGGATGACAGCCACCGAAGCCACTTGGGGCACGTCCCACTGCCCCAGTAGGACACGAGCAGAACTACTCGGATCAACCAGGATGTCGGCCTGTGAAGCCAGCAGTGGGATGTAAAGAACCGGGTCGCTCACGCTTTTATCTCGGTGAAATGAACATCGTCGACCGCCACCAGCACTATCGCCGGAGGCGAGCCCAGCTATCCAGTGTATGCCAGGCCAGCCGGAGGTCACACTATCTCAACGCCGGTACCAGTTGAGCTGGTAGCACCTGGCGTCCTCGGGGATCTGATCGGACGGCCAGCGCAGGCAGTTCAGATACAGACGCTCAGGTTTGCTCGGGCTGGGCCGAGTAGCCTGCACCAGGTAGGCCGACCCACCGGAAGTGAGGATGTAGTCGCCAGCGCTTAGGTCGTCAGCGCCATCGATGTACAGCTTGCATGGGGTGAAGGGCTGGCGTCGGCTGGCCATATCCGCTTTCCTTGATCAGTTTTCGATTTCACAGCTATCAAGTAAGGATTTGATCCGGTCTTGAAACTCCGGGTGCTCAGCAGATATCTCCTGAAGCTCAGGTAGTCGCTCAGTCACAATATCGGCCGCATTTACCCCGAACTCGGAAACCAGCCTTTCGAGGCTGTTGATGACCTCTTCTGGTGCAATATTCTCTCGGACAGTGTTGCAAATAAGGGCTACTGCGGCCTTGGAATGATCATCGAGCTCCACGACACGGATAGGGACTATATCCATAGCCAGTTTCTTAGCTGCCAGCCAGCGAACCTGGCCACCGCCAGGGTGATCTCATAGCGGTCACCAAGACGGGTAACCAAAAGGGGCTCCATGATTCCGTAACTGAGAATGCTCTCAGCCATAGCATCGACTTGGGCCTGACTGGGAGTTTTGGACTGAGCTTGCTTCGCACCAGCTTGTTCGTTTGGACCGCCGTGGGGTTTTCAAGTCTGTTTTCCTCAACCTTTCGGGTTAGTGCTCTGCGGTTCGCCACTCGCAGCCTTCTTCGGCAATTTAGATGGAATATTTCTGCTGCTTCATTGCGCTTTTGCCACTTCCGCAATGACATGGCCATCGGCGAAGGCCAGATCCAGCTTGCCTGCATCGCGAGCCTGCTGGGCACTGCTGATTATCTCCCACCAGGGCCACGGACTAAGGCAAAGCCTCTCCCGAGCAGTGCAAGCGGATTTGTCTTGTCGTAGACCGTGCATGCAAGCTCCAGGCGCGAAATTTCCTTGGCGATCAGCGCCCTACTCAGAGAGGCCACCCTCGAGGCGGCAAACAGCCCCTTTGGCGCTCAGCTACACAGACCAGCCCCGAGCCTTGAAAATCGATCCTGCGCGAGCTGGAGGGCCATGCGCTGTTGGCTGAGGAGGCGGTCCCGGCCTTTGTCGAGGCTGCTTTGCTGTTGCAACAGTTGCCGATGCTCCCCATGGAGCGTTTCCGTCACCCGCCGGCTGAAGGTGCTCCAAGCGCGATCCAGATGCGGGCTTGCCCAGACACCAGGCGCAAGATCATGCCGTTGGCCCGCTCGACCTGAGCCCGAGCAGTTGAGGCCTCAGACATGAGCGCTGTTTTGATGAACCCGATGACCTTCGATGGTGTGTCGAACCGGCGGTGTGCCACGAGGTCAAGCACGCATTCGTCGATCTGTGCCCAATGCCGGTGAATACCGGCACAGGCAACCGGCACACCAAGCCGCAAGGTTCGCGTCGTTGAGCCAGGCCAGATCGCTTTTCGCCCCACCCCGCGGATGATGCATACGGCGTCGAATGGCTGCTGTTGATGTTGCTCATGAACCGTCCGCAACGCAGAGCGGATGCTGTCTGATGCATCACGCCCTGGAACGTCGCTGAGAAATACTCGAAGCCGCACACCTCGGCCGCAGCCAACTGCTCTGCATCACGCCGAAAATCGGCCAGCCCAGCAGCCTCGTGCGGAGCCACAACCGCAACGCGCCAGAACCCCTGGAGAGGGAAGTCCCCGCTGTAGGTCGAACCACTGCCGCTCCTTCAGGGAGGCAATGATCTTCTGCATCTTGGCCTGCATGTCACCCAGCGTGTAGCTCGGGTCGATGCCGGTGACCATCAGGAGAAGCCAAACTGAGGGGAAAAATCTGCCCTCACTTTCAGCAGGACGTTCATTCCTGCTTGGGGCAGGCCTCCGGTTGCCTGCTGCCACTCACCAAGTACCTTGCCGGCGACGTTCGCAAACATGGTGCACCGTGCCTTCGCGACCTCGGCTCCATCACGCGACTCCAAGATGTCCATGTAGCAGTGGCCGTTCGGGCGGCGCTTGAAGTCACTGAGTTCTGCAACAACCCAGCAGCTGTCTGGCACCGCAGCACGGATGGCCTTCTGGATCTGGGTAAGGTATGCGCTGAGAGTGAGGTGCTGCTCAATCGGATCAGGTGCGCTCACCGGCCTGTCCCTCTTCAGCGCCCAAGGTCGCTTGAACAACGCCCTCGATGCGGGTAAGCCGGTCGGCGCAGAACTTACGGGCATCCGCAAATTCGCGAGCAAGGGTCTCCAACTCGTCGATGCTCACTTCATTGCGTTCCAGGCGCTTTACCGTCTGGTCGATGAAGGCGATGTTGGCTTCGTAGGTATCTCGGCTCATGTGAAGTCCTGGGAAGATGGGATCAATCAACGTGCCGATTGTCGCAGCTTCCCCAAAGACCCAACCCTATCAGCCTTCAGGCTGAACCCACGTTGTCTGACCCTCTGGGATCACGCCTCGATTGCAGCCGTATTTGGACAGGTACAACACCCTGCTCTGCCGCAACCAGGCCTCAACGGTTGGAACGATCATCGCGGCATACTCGGCAAGGCTCGGGTGTTTCTTCCAGTCGCCATTGCCGATCGCGGATTCCAGCGAACGGTCATACCAGGCGTTGACCAGCTGCTCGACTCCAGCCAGTTCCTCGCCGGCGGACGGTGCGGAATGGATCAGGTTATGCGCCTCGCGTTTCCTTTGCTCTCGGGTGGCATGTGCAGCTGGTAACGCTCCGAGGGAGAAAAGAGCGTCCTCAAAATTGAGGTGACGCTTCTCGTGAGTAGTCGAGTCCTCGGCTACATCGGGGACGAAAGAAAAGCGGCAGAGCTTGCAGTAGACCACGCCACCGTCCTTCCGCTCGTAGTGCTGCTCTAACGAGCGAGCGACCCACTTACGAACTTCGTGATAGCTGCGTGCTTGAAGATGATGCTGCGCCATCAGGTTGAGGCGCTGCGCATGGCTCAGTCCTGGGTGAAGGGCCTTTGCCTGTTTGGCGAGCTTTTGAGGTTTTCGATATCGCGGAGTGTGATTGGGTTTTGCATACGGCAGCCTCCAAAGGCTGATGCTCTGTGTCCACTTCGGAGCACCCATAAGGGTTCCGTTGGTTTGTCGGTAGTGCTTTCGCTTTGCCAATGTGGACGGCAGGCACCTACCCGTGTGCCGAGGGGAATATCTCTGTCTCGATTGCGAACGTCAAGTGTGATGTCGAATTTCGCCCTGCTGGTTGAAATTTGAGCATCGCCGGGGAGCGTTCCCAGACCGCCACGCCAGGACTTTATCCACAGGCTTACCCCACTTTCAGGGGACAAACCTCGGACGAAAAAAATCCCGCTCAAGCGGGACTTATTCCTGGGCGCGACCTCATTCCAACAGCATGTGTTCGTCACGGCCCATAGGTTTGTGCAGAGACGCTTTCACCATCCATTTTGCCCTGAATGTACGCTCGGTACGCATCCATATCCAGTTTTCGGCGTTTCATCTTTGTGATCGGAACACCAGGATAATGTCTTTGGGTATAAGCGTGGATTGCCCGCTCCCTTCTTCCGTAACGCCGGCAAATTCCTCTACTCGTTTATGTACGCCGATGATCCACGCTTCTGCATACAGCACTCCCGCTCTGCGCCTTTGCACTGTGCCCTGAATGCTGACCCTGAGAGGTATTTTCTCTTGGAGTCTTTCAGTTGCCGGATAAGCACCTCATACGCATAGGCCGACATTTCAGCGCTACCGATTTCTCCAATAAAAATCAGCGACTGCCCGTCAGGCCCATAGCTGTAGAAACTCACACAGCCAAACGCCTTAGAGACAGTCATCGACAACATGCGAATCCATTGTGGCGGAACGCTTTTGGCTTTACCGATCCGCAGGGAGAATTCTTCCGCCTGGGTAGCACGCACATCGCCTACTTCCAGCTTGAACTTGTCCATAAGTTTGCGGGCTTGCCGCATTGCTGCTTCGGCCTCATGCGGGTTGCTGGATTTTGCGAGCGCAAAACATTTCTTGATTCTGCCTAGTGCGCGAGCGCGCTTATCCATGTCTGCAATTGCGCACTCACTCACCAGCCAATCCTCCGCTTCGCGACACGTTATTAAGCATGACGCTTCAGCGACATCCAATATCGCCCTGTATTCGGGTTGCTCAGCAAATATACTTGCTCCATCCCTTCAAACGAGGTGTCCAGCTTTTGACGCCCTCCCGAAATAATCACCCAAACGCGACAATACTTTTCCTGCTCTGATTGCGGATGATCTTTAAGTTCATCAAGAACCATCTTCAGCTCTGTGATAGCTGCGGTAAAAACGTTCTTGCTCGCAACGCATCAGCCTGCCCGAGCGTTGACTCGTATTCACTAAGCACTACAGCCATCGCCATAGAACTTCGCTCACGCAACTTTGCACACTCTTGAGTCAGCACGATTGCAATTAGGAGATCATGACTGCCAGGAATGTCCGCATGCAGAACCTCTAATATTTCCTCAGACCACTCCTCGTCCCCAGGTAGGTTGTATCCATCGAGAGAAAACTACCGCCAGCCCCGATCAACTCATTAACTCCGTACATAAAACATTTTCTCCGTAAATTTGTAGGTCACCGTAACGACCCGCATTCATCCGCTTCGCGACACAAGGGGCA from Pseudomonas poae encodes the following:
- a CDS encoding exodeoxyribonuclease VII small subunit, with amino-acid sequence MSRDTYEANIAFIDQTVKRLERNEVSIDELETLAREFADARKFCADRLTRIEGVVQATLGAEEGQAGERT